Genomic DNA from Niabella ginsenosidivorans:
CTGTAGGGATAATCATATCAGGCAAAAATATTTTTTAGTTGTTGTACGAAAGAAGGTTCACGCAGCAGTTGCTGATAAATTAATTCCAGCTTATTTCTTTGTTGCCTACGTGAAAAGATCCGAATAAGTTTATGCACCTGTCTTTGTGCTGCTACTTTTTCAAATAGCGAACCATCAAGAAGCATGCGTGTTTCAAATTGTGATTTTTTTTCGCCGCTCATTTGATGCGATAAATACTTTTCTATCTGCTCTACCTCAATTAAATCGTTCCTCATATAAATTCATTTTTTTTAGCTCTATGCGAATTTTTTCAATACATTTATGTTTTTGTACTGTCGCCGAACGAACGCCATTGAACCCAAAAACTGCGGCGATTTGTTGAAGCGAAAGATTATCGTAATAAAATGCTTTGAGTATGTGCAAACATTTTTGTCCTGCCAATAATAAATAATGAAAAACATTTTTATCTTCATCTGCAGCTGCATTTTCTTCATCAACAAATGCTTCCACATCTTCCGGCAATGAATCGAAATATTGATTTTTAGAATGAAGCCAAAGTATTTTAGCAGTGCCCAGCAAATATGCTTTTGCTGAAGTATGAATTTGCAATGTACCTTTTGCTTCTCTTTCAAGATATATCAATAGCGCATCATGAAAAGTATCATTCGCTTCTTCAAGATTTCCACCTAAACGCTTTATTAAACGCGCCGCTTCAGGAAAGGCTTCCCGATATAACTCAACTAAACTTTCCTGCTCCATCATTCCATTTTATTATTAGTGTACAAAAAGATAGCATTATCACCTTAAATCATGAAATTCTTTTTTCATGTATGAAGTTGGTTCTAATTCTCACCATTTATACTTTATATTCACTTTTGCCGCCAACTCGCACAACAGGATATTGCCGTAAAATGGCACACAAACGTAAAATTTATGGTATCACACGCTACTGCGCCAGACTCTTCAACATTGAAAGCCAATAAGTTATCATTATTTATCCGGTATTGTTATTAGAACAATCCACGCCAACCAATTTCACACAGGTTCCTGATAGATCGGGACTATTAAGATTGATGACTGACAACTGAAACGCTGTTATTTATTTTTTTCCAGGACTTTGAAGTCAATATAATAAATATCTCCCAGGCCATTGCCCGGCTGGCAAATACGATCCCGGAATCCCCGCAGATCCTGTGGTTGATCAGGCACTGGCGCCGGATCGCTCCGGGTGCTGCCAAAATAAAAATAGCGGCCGTCACGGGTCACCTTTGGCGCCCATTCTGTTGCGGGTGAATTAACAGGTGCGCCAAGCTTCCGGGCTTTTGTCCAGTCCTTACCCGCCTTATAGCTCACATAGAAATCTGCATTCCCCAATCCGTTGGGGTAAGTGGCCATAAAAATCAGGTAGCTTTCATCAGGAGCTATAAAAGCCTCATACTCATTATCAGTAGTATTGATGCTGTCTCCCATGTTCTCAACATTACTGTACCGGCCATTCACCAGTTCAGTCCTGTAAATATCAGCACCGCCTTTACCGCTTTTTCTTGAAGAACCAAAGACCAGGGTTCCGTTATCAGCCAGCGATGGATAATATTCATTGGCTTCGCT
This window encodes:
- a CDS encoding RNA polymerase sigma factor; this encodes MMEQESLVELYREAFPEAARLIKRLGGNLEEANDTFHDALLIYLEREAKGTLQIHTSAKAYLLGTAKILWLHSKNQYFDSLPEDVEAFVDEENAAADEDKNVFHYLLLAGQKCLHILKAFYYDNLSLQQIAAVFGFNGVRSATVQKHKCIEKIRIELKKMNLYEERFN
- a CDS encoding TolB family protein, whose amino-acid sequence is MNYNRMILFLFLLLGSTPAEAAHMPGRALHDTLPRLLGAGIISTGGYETHACFTPSGDTVYFLQCRPDLAACAICVSYKKKEVWSPPVVVPFSGKYLDVDPFVTKDGTTMYFVSDRPVHKKDTLNSSWDIWKTELKNGRWQDPVHLEAPVNSEANEYYPSLADNGTLVFGSSRKSGKGGADIYRTELVNGRYSNVENMGDSINTTDNEYEAFIAPDESYLIFMATYPNGLGNADFYVSYKAGKDWTKARKLGAPVNSPATEWAPKVTRDGRYFYFGSTRSDPAPVPDQPQDLRGFRDRICQPGNGLGDIYYIDFKVLEKNK